One segment of Metallosphaera cuprina Ar-4 DNA contains the following:
- a CDS encoding winged helix-turn-helix domain-containing protein — MESLTGTRRKIYYYLMKQRGPVPLRRIQRELDLSSPSLALYHLKKLEENGLVKETEEGYIVAKIVLEDYIRVKKFPYTKISLLRFLLCRLYNFALGNQLHKSLLSDSFLLNSYSHSC; from the coding sequence ATGGAGAGCTTAACAGGGACTAGGAGGAAAATATATTATTACCTCATGAAGCAGAGAGGGCCAGTTCCTTTGAGGAGGATACAAAGGGAACTCGATTTAAGCTCTCCTTCTCTTGCGCTTTATCATTTAAAGAAACTAGAAGAGAACGGCTTAGTTAAGGAAACTGAGGAAGGTTACATAGTTGCAAAGATAGTATTAGAGGACTATATAAGAGTAAAAAAATTTCCTTATACCAAGATCAGCCTTCTTCGCTTCCTTCTTTGTCGCCTCTATAATTTTGCTCTGGGTAATCAACTTCATAAATCCTTACTCAGTGACTCTTTTCTCCTCAATAGTTATAGCCATTCCTGCTAG
- a CDS encoding cbb3-type cytochrome c oxidase subunit I yields MGLKEFVISLFQLDKDWTTRIVMAMLVMGVIWGLLGVIDSLMVRIQETTWGLSGTLVFTPQEYFASITLHAERDLFGFAQQVIYAIFIYFTIKLLNLQPKAKWLLNISFILINISMMFMEGPIVVSPVFNDNYFSATAWYYLSPLGLPNYSAYVVSPLFFYGWLLLDAFTYLAGIWIVYHYYIASKQLKEKLPVPLVFFLMNTLLFMIGYSGVTAADIWDVLAFYNIVQINAIANQIAFWIFGHAVVYMAWLPAVGALYLLIPTLANKPLFSERMGRISALLYLIFSNNVPIHHLYMVNLPVAIKVLQEVLTYAVVIPSMMTFLNLWATVKGSQVKFNIITAFTVTSFSGAIAAGVTGISNATVAFDAIIHNSDWVVSHFHAMILLSIVPAAMAVLYFMIPMMTGRQWFSNKMAWIHWIGYVLGAVLFVIGYELMGLNGLLRRTEIYPRTATLIDANVIATAGAIIAELATLVWFLNLVLTLVKGRNVNLEGVGLGQLITGVGASLEWPEQNINISSLFNKIMTKKALGGLWALGIVGAIIIIISVFPLAFSGDTYNALPWVWIVLLTVGIVLISYPVLKGAKSL; encoded by the coding sequence ATGGGACTAAAAGAGTTTGTTATTTCATTGTTCCAGTTAGATAAAGACTGGACTACTAGGATAGTCATGGCCATGCTTGTCATGGGAGTAATATGGGGGCTCTTAGGCGTAATTGATTCTCTTATGGTAAGAATCCAGGAAACTACATGGGGGTTATCTGGTACTCTAGTTTTTACTCCGCAAGAGTATTTCGCGAGTATTACTCTTCACGCTGAAAGGGACCTCTTTGGTTTTGCTCAACAGGTAATTTATGCAATATTTATATATTTCACAATAAAATTATTGAATCTACAACCTAAAGCAAAGTGGTTACTTAACATTTCGTTCATTCTAATTAACATCTCAATGATGTTCATGGAGGGCCCGATAGTCGTCTCTCCAGTCTTTAACGATAACTACTTTAGTGCAACAGCTTGGTATTATTTGTCTCCGTTAGGGTTACCAAATTATTCGGCCTACGTCGTATCACCTCTGTTCTTTTATGGTTGGCTTCTACTAGATGCTTTCACGTATCTGGCTGGCATATGGATAGTTTATCATTACTACATCGCGTCTAAGCAACTGAAGGAAAAGCTTCCAGTTCCTCTAGTGTTTTTCTTAATGAACACGCTGTTATTTATGATAGGTTACTCTGGTGTAACAGCTGCTGATATCTGGGATGTGTTGGCGTTTTACAACATCGTACAGATTAATGCGATCGCCAATCAGATAGCGTTTTGGATATTCGGACATGCGGTTGTCTATATGGCCTGGCTCCCTGCCGTCGGAGCCCTCTACCTTTTGATCCCAACTTTAGCAAATAAGCCACTGTTTAGCGAAAGGATGGGTAGAATATCTGCACTCCTTTACTTAATTTTCTCCAATAACGTCCCCATTCACCATCTTTATATGGTTAACTTACCTGTCGCAATTAAGGTGTTGCAGGAAGTTCTAACCTATGCGGTAGTTATCCCTTCTATGATGACTTTCCTTAATCTGTGGGCTACAGTAAAGGGATCTCAAGTCAAGTTCAACATTATAACCGCTTTTACAGTAACCTCTTTTTCAGGAGCTATAGCCGCTGGGGTTACGGGAATCTCTAACGCTACAGTGGCCTTTGATGCCATAATTCATAATTCTGACTGGGTAGTCTCTCACTTCCACGCAATGATCTTGCTCTCAATAGTTCCCGCAGCTATGGCAGTGCTCTACTTCATGATCCCTATGATGACAGGAAGACAGTGGTTCTCCAATAAGATGGCGTGGATTCATTGGATTGGTTACGTATTAGGGGCGGTCCTCTTCGTGATAGGATATGAGTTAATGGGTCTTAACGGTCTTCTCAGAAGAACTGAAATATATCCAAGGACTGCTACATTAATAGATGCCAACGTAATAGCTACGGCAGGAGCTATAATTGCTGAGTTAGCCACGTTGGTTTGGTTTCTAAATCTAGTATTAACCCTCGTCAAAGGGAGAAACGTGAACTTAGAGGGTGTGGGCTTGGGTCAGCTGATAACCGGGGTCGGAGCCTCCCTGGAGTGGCCTGAACAAAACATTAATATCTCAAGTTTATTCAATAAAATTATGACAAAGAAAGCATTGGGAGGTTTATGGGCACTAGGGATAGTAGGGGCAATAATTATAATTATTAGTGTGTTCCCTCTTGCGTTCTCTGGAGACACTTACAACGCCCTGCCCTGGGTCTGGATAGTACTACTTACTGTTGGGATAGTGCTTATATCCTATCCGGTGCTCAAGGGTGCAAAAAGCTTATGA
- a CDS encoding oxidase, whose product MDKKEKYELAWVSFVIILFGIVIVGTLPQDFTVGGVPNSLAVLNHVNPNNIVNTRIVSEQYVFKVQESGAVNAQENGNTELNNLIIAHPGEWLNLTITSADVTENFYFPDYADQVVDDQIVPGLVTYDALRVPNITGPFVFLNGEYNGPWFSYQAGELLVLPYSGYFSPSSVSQLILQNSKAQTSGLVGDPYNTPIVYANNSITLVTDKYGVFNSSVPGPTLVAKENSEVTINMIFTTPSSDHNYLYNYSTTGVAQPVENVKVGIYAVWWNGTITTVSERPISYGTPMTFTFNATAPAYLYGIITPVYYNYDPLGMSNNFIGQDKGFVMGAWGTILVEGE is encoded by the coding sequence ATGGATAAAAAGGAAAAGTATGAGCTTGCGTGGGTGTCATTCGTAATAATCCTTTTTGGAATCGTAATAGTTGGAACCTTACCCCAGGACTTTACTGTGGGGGGCGTTCCTAACAGTTTGGCAGTTCTTAATCACGTGAATCCTAACAATATCGTGAACACCAGGATAGTGTCAGAACAATACGTGTTTAAGGTGCAAGAGTCTGGTGCGGTTAACGCTCAAGAAAACGGCAATACGGAATTGAACAACTTGATAATTGCTCATCCAGGTGAATGGCTGAACCTTACCATAACTTCTGCAGACGTAACCGAGAACTTCTACTTTCCTGATTATGCAGACCAAGTTGTAGACGATCAGATAGTCCCAGGGCTAGTAACTTATGACGCACTTAGGGTTCCTAATATTACAGGTCCGTTCGTCTTCCTTAACGGGGAATATAATGGGCCTTGGTTTAGTTATCAGGCAGGAGAGTTACTTGTGCTTCCATATTCTGGATATTTCTCTCCCTCTTCGGTATCTCAGCTCATTCTTCAAAACAGCAAGGCACAAACCTCTGGTCTAGTAGGAGATCCATACAACACTCCAATAGTTTATGCCAATAACTCGATTACGCTAGTGACGGACAAGTACGGCGTGTTTAACAGCAGTGTACCAGGCCCTACTTTGGTAGCTAAGGAAAACAGCGAGGTCACTATAAACATGATATTCACCACACCGAGTAGCGATCACAACTATTTATATAACTACTCAACAACCGGCGTTGCTCAACCTGTTGAAAACGTTAAGGTAGGAATATATGCAGTTTGGTGGAACGGGACCATAACGACCGTCTCTGAGAGACCGATAAGCTACGGAACACCTATGACGTTCACGTTTAATGCCACTGCCCCAGCTTACCTATACGGTATAATCACTCCTGTATACTATAATTACGACCCTCTAGGTATGTCTAATAATTTCATAGGCCAGGATAAAGGGTTCGTTATGGGAGCCTGGGGTACTATTTTAGTAGAGGGTGAGTAA
- a CDS encoding TatD family hydrolase, whose protein sequence is MLIDVHAHIDVKEFDRDRDAILSDCDIIVVNAGVDLNTDLESVRLSRRYNNVIPAVGFHPEFIEKVDSEIENVLRLIDDVPIISEVGLDYFWIKDETLRRRQREVLAKFMSLAETQGKPLVIHSRGGLREIIDMVSSYKTRFAIHGYEGSVRDALKIVDLGGFLSFPPIILRDKGRLNVVSNLPEDSILTETDSPFMGPDRTRNVPCNVNLTLRKIAEVKRIEKEELEKKIESNFKRLLGPYSSLVGANLTKR, encoded by the coding sequence ATGCTAATAGATGTGCACGCTCACATTGACGTTAAAGAATTCGATAGGGATAGAGACGCAATTCTATCGGATTGCGATATAATTGTAGTTAACGCTGGAGTGGATTTAAATACCGACTTAGAGTCGGTTAGACTCTCAAGAAGATACAATAACGTTATCCCTGCAGTAGGTTTTCACCCAGAGTTCATTGAGAAAGTTGATAGTGAGATAGAAAACGTTTTGAGGCTAATCGATGATGTCCCTATAATAAGTGAAGTAGGCCTTGACTACTTCTGGATAAAGGACGAAACGCTAAGGAGAAGACAGAGGGAAGTTTTAGCTAAGTTCATGAGTTTAGCAGAAACTCAGGGTAAGCCCCTAGTAATTCATTCAAGAGGAGGTCTTAGGGAGATAATAGATATGGTTTCAAGTTATAAAACGAGGTTTGCGATTCATGGATATGAGGGCAGTGTGAGAGACGCGTTAAAAATTGTAGACCTAGGCGGATTTCTATCATTCCCTCCTATAATATTGAGGGATAAGGGGAGGTTAAACGTAGTCTCCAACCTTCCTGAGGATTCTATTCTAACCGAGACCGATTCCCCTTTCATGGGACCGGACAGAACTAGAAACGTTCCATGTAACGTAAATCTAACACTTAGAAAGATAGCTGAGGTAAAGAGGATTGAAAAGGAGGAACTTGAGAAAAAAATTGAAAGTAACTTTAAGAGACTTTTAGGCCCTTACTCTTCCTTAGTTGGAGCGAATCTAACGAAAAGGTAG
- a CDS encoding AbrB/MazE/SpoVT family DNA-binding domain-containing protein, with product MEVEEIVKVSRNYQVTIPAKIRQKFQIKEGDLVKVIYDEKENAVKISIMGEPWK from the coding sequence ATGGAAGTGGAAGAGATAGTCAAAGTTAGTAGAAACTATCAGGTCACCATCCCTGCTAAGATAAGGCAAAAATTCCAGATCAAAGAGGGAGATCTAGTTAAGGTCATTTATGATGAGAAAGAGAACGCAGTTAAGATATCAATAATGGGTGAACCTTGGAAATAA
- the lrs14 gene encoding HTH-type transcriptional regulator Lrs14, with product MSQNQISGARIKLPSGKDAGLVDILSFCYGLSETDVQVLMGLMRGNARGTEELEKELKLSKASINRSLNKLLEMNLVMRIKEPGNKAGRPRYLYRAKDYSELKSKMLNDIKDCSEKMGQLVGQEFKPLEIRA from the coding sequence ATGTCGCAAAATCAGATAAGTGGAGCTAGAATAAAACTACCGTCTGGAAAAGATGCAGGGTTAGTAGACATACTTTCCTTTTGTTACGGTCTCTCAGAAACGGACGTCCAGGTACTCATGGGATTAATGAGAGGTAACGCCAGAGGTACTGAGGAACTTGAGAAAGAGTTGAAACTTTCTAAAGCTTCAATAAACAGGAGTCTGAATAAACTTTTGGAAATGAATCTAGTGATGAGAATTAAAGAACCAGGTAACAAGGCTGGTAGGCCTAGATATTTGTACAGAGCTAAGGATTACTCAGAACTCAAGTCGAAGATGCTAAACGACATAAAGGATTGTTCTGAGAAAATGGGACAATTAGTCGGTCAAGAATTTAAACCTTTAGAAATAAGAGCTTAG
- a CDS encoding amidohydrolase family protein has product MGISNRTYTLRKCSYAVDFDRVRRGVNIVIEDDKIKYVGNEVEGDELDCSEFIVIPGLVNAHTHSAMTVLRGLYDEGELREWLSVIWKEEEKLSKDLMRLGTELAITEMIMWGTTAFIDMYFNPDQVRDLSLAYGIRSMAGPVLMRDKSVDDVIKELKALGEHDLFKPIINVHSLYAVDLAKIRELKESLNERPYIHMHLSETREELSEIKRKYGLFPIELIYRENLIKYTHGVHLGWVSSWELSYLKASLGVTHCPSSNMKLATGGSFPMREALINSINVTLGTDGAASNNSLSMFHEMKTAVLLQRHNYWSTEINASDVFMAATFNGYKMFGLKGGKIEPGYLADLVLIDKYQLYPWIENRILSHVVYNPPRSVDIVIVAGKIIYKKNGKLDDKFKKLINSLSSYF; this is encoded by the coding sequence GTGGGAATATCGAATAGAACGTATACGTTAAGGAAGTGCTCCTACGCAGTTGATTTCGATAGAGTAAGAAGGGGCGTCAATATCGTAATTGAGGATGATAAAATAAAGTATGTGGGGAACGAGGTTGAGGGTGATGAACTGGACTGTAGCGAGTTCATAGTGATTCCGGGTCTAGTTAACGCGCACACTCACTCAGCTATGACCGTCTTAAGAGGGTTGTACGATGAAGGAGAACTCAGAGAGTGGCTATCTGTCATCTGGAAGGAAGAAGAGAAGTTATCTAAAGACCTCATGAGATTGGGCACGGAATTAGCCATAACGGAAATGATAATGTGGGGAACTACCGCTTTCATAGACATGTATTTTAATCCCGACCAGGTCAGAGATCTTTCCTTGGCCTACGGGATTAGAAGCATGGCAGGACCTGTCCTTATGAGAGATAAATCTGTTGACGACGTTATAAAGGAGTTAAAAGCGTTAGGAGAGCACGATCTATTTAAGCCAATTATCAACGTTCACAGCCTTTACGCAGTAGATTTAGCTAAAATAAGGGAGTTAAAGGAGAGCCTTAACGAAAGGCCATACATCCATATGCATTTATCTGAAACCAGGGAAGAGTTATCTGAGATCAAAAGGAAATATGGACTGTTCCCAATAGAGTTAATCTACAGAGAGAATCTAATAAAGTATACCCACGGCGTGCACTTAGGCTGGGTATCATCATGGGAACTGAGTTATCTAAAGGCGTCTCTGGGTGTAACTCATTGTCCATCGTCCAACATGAAGCTGGCGACAGGAGGCTCCTTTCCTATGAGAGAGGCCCTGATAAATTCTATCAACGTTACATTAGGTACTGACGGGGCAGCAAGCAATAACTCTCTCAGTATGTTTCACGAAATGAAAACCGCCGTTTTGCTCCAAAGGCATAACTACTGGTCTACCGAGATAAATGCATCTGACGTATTTATGGCAGCAACCTTCAACGGCTATAAGATGTTTGGACTCAAGGGGGGTAAAATAGAGCCCGGTTACTTAGCCGACCTAGTTCTTATAGACAAGTATCAACTTTATCCGTGGATAGAAAACAGGATTCTTTCACATGTTGTTTATAATCCTCCTAGATCGGTTGACATCGTGATAGTGGCTGGGAAAATTATATACAAAAAAAACGGAAAACTAGATGACAAGTTCAAAAAATTAATAAACTCACTAAGCTCTTATTTCTAA
- a CDS encoding diphthine--ammonia ligase, producing MKLCSLFSGGKDSTYATHWAAFQGFDIECLLTIIPRRRDSWMFQYHNVSLTSYQAEVLGIQLVSVQSSGEKDLELLDLREALNKAKSLGARGIVTGALLSDYQRLNINMIAEELGLKVFSPLWRKDQEKYLRWLVRENYEFIITSASAMGFPFELIGKVITASDVEKIIDSSRKYKFNPAFEGGEAETFVLYAPLFKRKLIVEGKPIKLGEYEWEYRIERIR from the coding sequence ATGAAGCTGTGTTCTCTTTTTTCTGGAGGAAAGGATAGTACTTACGCCACGCATTGGGCCGCGTTTCAGGGCTTTGATATAGAGTGTCTCTTAACAATAATACCTAGAAGGAGAGACTCATGGATGTTCCAATATCATAACGTATCGCTAACTTCGTATCAAGCGGAAGTCTTAGGGATTCAGCTCGTTTCTGTTCAATCGTCAGGCGAGAAAGACTTAGAGCTATTAGATTTAAGGGAAGCGCTAAACAAAGCAAAGAGTTTAGGTGCTAGAGGGATCGTAACTGGAGCTCTTCTCTCAGATTACCAGAGGTTAAATATAAACATGATAGCGGAGGAGCTAGGGCTCAAAGTCTTTTCTCCATTGTGGAGGAAAGACCAAGAAAAATATCTTAGATGGTTAGTTAGAGAAAACTATGAGTTTATAATAACTTCAGCCTCAGCAATGGGCTTTCCGTTTGAGCTAATTGGAAAAGTAATAACGGCTAGCGACGTGGAGAAGATTATAGATAGTTCTCGAAAGTACAAATTTAACCCTGCCTTTGAGGGAGGAGAGGCTGAGACGTTTGTGCTTTACGCGCCGTTATTCAAGAGAAAATTAATTGTAGAAGGTAAACCCATTAAGTTGGGCGAGTATGAGTGGGAATATCGAATAGAACGTATACGTTAA
- the mobA gene encoding molybdenum cofactor guanylyltransferase, with translation MCRDSFDVIILAGGRSSRFGTDKCEFEIDGKTMLRRISEKFESPIIVTDKPRPVEGIHVIDSHKSGPLKAIEMGLEYVKEKRVFVTGCDFPFLSPKLVQNLCSKPEEVATTMYDGKIQPLLSCYSTNFLRSSIRRSRSLREIVYKAPSVYIAGYMEVYMWDPSLLTLLNVNRVSDLRDVKKSYWQTSICSNT, from the coding sequence TTGTGCAGAGATTCATTTGACGTTATAATCCTGGCCGGGGGAAGATCATCACGATTTGGCACTGATAAATGCGAATTCGAAATTGATGGGAAAACGATGTTGAGAAGAATTTCAGAAAAGTTTGAATCCCCAATAATTGTAACGGACAAGCCTAGACCAGTAGAAGGCATTCACGTAATAGACTCACATAAATCCGGCCCTCTAAAGGCCATTGAAATGGGGCTGGAGTATGTAAAGGAGAAGAGAGTTTTCGTAACAGGATGTGACTTCCCGTTTCTTTCTCCAAAACTTGTTCAAAATTTGTGTTCCAAGCCAGAGGAGGTAGCAACTACGATGTATGACGGCAAAATTCAACCTCTCTTATCATGTTATTCGACGAATTTCTTGCGATCGTCGATTAGAAGATCTAGATCGCTCAGAGAAATTGTTTATAAAGCTCCGTCGGTCTACATAGCAGGTTACATGGAAGTCTACATGTGGGATCCTAGCTTATTAACGCTTTTGAACGTCAATAGAGTTAGCGATTTACGGGATGTAAAGAAATCTTACTGGCAAACTTCTATTTGTAGTAATACGTAA
- a CDS encoding molybdopterin molybdotransferase MoeA, translating into MLIKIEEARSLISKLSLQNPRTKLLDPLSAVGKLLSRDVVATKNIPEVDISAMDGYAFRFDDLNKTKLKIAGKIFPSTKDPPTLNQGEAYYVTTGAPLPKGADVVARVEYTRVEGDNLIVNGPLTRGKDVRWTGEDIKKGQLLIPKGTQITPYHIPLLLQQGIRKVEVFDISFCIFGNGDEIVPWGEEGNGIPDSISPAFFKLLDRFGESYYQGIARDDLDEVKKKLSVCVSHDFVISIGGSSVGEKDFVKRAISEMGTLLFEGVSANVLKRGAAGIISGKPVLVLPGQIVSAVTTFHEHGLHILSRMIGVELREFVTCKLASNVEVDHKMDSTYLIKIDGEKAIPLRWGVGLYSELGKASGFTILRRGKTYKEGEEVLVQRFI; encoded by the coding sequence ATGCTCATCAAGATCGAGGAAGCTAGGTCTCTGATTAGTAAGCTAAGTTTACAAAATCCAAGGACAAAGTTGCTAGATCCGCTCTCTGCAGTCGGAAAATTACTGTCTAGGGATGTCGTAGCTACAAAGAACATACCAGAGGTTGATATCTCGGCCATGGATGGCTATGCCTTTAGATTTGACGATCTGAATAAGACTAAATTAAAGATAGCAGGGAAGATTTTCCCCTCCACTAAGGATCCACCTACCTTGAATCAAGGAGAAGCTTATTACGTAACCACTGGAGCTCCATTACCTAAAGGAGCGGATGTGGTAGCAAGAGTTGAATACACTAGAGTGGAAGGAGATAACCTGATTGTTAACGGTCCTCTGACTAGAGGAAAGGATGTAAGATGGACGGGAGAGGATATAAAAAAAGGCCAGCTGCTGATCCCAAAAGGTACGCAGATTACACCGTACCATATCCCACTTCTACTTCAACAGGGAATAAGAAAAGTTGAAGTGTTTGATATATCGTTTTGCATTTTCGGGAACGGTGATGAAATAGTACCCTGGGGTGAGGAAGGCAACGGTATTCCCGATTCGATAAGCCCAGCCTTCTTTAAGTTACTAGACAGGTTCGGAGAGTCCTATTATCAAGGGATAGCTAGAGACGACTTAGACGAAGTCAAAAAGAAGCTCTCAGTATGCGTCTCACACGACTTCGTTATTTCCATTGGCGGCTCTTCTGTAGGTGAGAAGGATTTCGTAAAGAGGGCAATAAGCGAAATGGGAACTCTGTTATTTGAAGGAGTTTCAGCTAACGTTCTAAAGCGTGGAGCTGCTGGAATTATATCTGGAAAGCCCGTATTGGTTCTTCCTGGCCAGATCGTTTCAGCCGTGACGACGTTTCATGAACACGGATTACATATCCTCTCTAGAATGATAGGAGTCGAATTAAGGGAATTCGTCACGTGTAAGCTAGCCTCTAATGTTGAAGTGGATCACAAGATGGACTCCACATATCTCATAAAGATAGATGGCGAGAAAGCTATTCCTTTAAGATGGGGAGTCGGACTCTACAGCGAGCTAGGTAAAGCTTCTGGATTCACGATATTGAGAAGGGGTAAGACATATAAAGAAGGGGAAGAGGTGCTTGTGCAGAGATTCATTTGA
- the mobB gene encoding molybdopterin-guanine dinucleotide biosynthesis protein B, whose protein sequence is MDCIFQIIGKKNSGKTLVMEKAISLLRAKGLVVAAIKHTHHVINPEGKDTSRYSKAGADLVILHSNDCAMFWKCENLDYLDFIPADVILIEGFANLNLGVKLEISNPNEAEDIAARISNLASECSKSVRINVIPEQKDKIKYMTLYNLMRKWGIREVRVLDD, encoded by the coding sequence ATGGATTGCATATTTCAAATCATAGGAAAGAAGAATAGTGGAAAGACCTTAGTCATGGAAAAGGCTATATCCCTCCTGAGGGCCAAAGGGCTAGTTGTGGCAGCAATTAAGCATACTCATCATGTTATAAATCCAGAGGGAAAAGATACCTCACGTTATTCTAAAGCGGGAGCTGACCTAGTGATCTTACACAGTAACGATTGTGCAATGTTCTGGAAATGCGAAAACTTAGATTATCTGGACTTCATCCCGGCAGACGTGATCTTGATTGAAGGCTTCGCCAACTTAAATTTAGGAGTGAAGCTCGAGATAAGCAACCCTAACGAGGCTGAAGATATAGCAGCCAGGATCTCTAATCTAGCCTCCGAGTGCAGCAAGAGTGTACGTATAAATGTAATTCCTGAACAAAAGGATAAAATCAAGTACATGACGCTTTATAACTTGATGAGAAAGTGGGGAATAAGAGAGGTAAGAGTTCTTGACGATTGA
- a CDS encoding CBS domain-containing protein, with protein sequence MTIEGSDIISLDCTSTVLDTIFFMRTNRIRRIVATCEGKMIGLFTVDEGLREILERSVEDKLRDVKLKKIVRVNSNDVREIAKAMINNSVDAVIFSGKIVTEKDVVKGFKWNDEERMIDIAVRAITAEGYTKLSTAAEIMIRHVIRHLPVLEEQPIGMISARDIIYRFSEKLSLQEEVKQVMVPYLVKGDFNTTLSEGVELMMKNGVGSLVFYEKNDLYIVTLKDLVKHIYMYEMKL encoded by the coding sequence TTGACGATTGAAGGTTCGGACATAATATCGCTTGATTGTACCTCTACTGTCCTGGACACGATCTTCTTCATGAGGACTAATAGGATCAGACGTATAGTTGCCACCTGTGAAGGGAAAATGATTGGTCTCTTTACAGTAGATGAGGGATTAAGGGAGATACTAGAAAGATCTGTTGAGGACAAGCTTAGGGACGTTAAGTTAAAGAAGATTGTGAGGGTTAACTCAAACGATGTGAGAGAGATAGCTAAGGCGATGATAAACAACTCTGTGGACGCTGTGATATTCTCAGGTAAGATAGTAACTGAGAAAGATGTGGTGAAGGGATTCAAGTGGAACGACGAGGAAAGAATGATAGACATTGCGGTAAGGGCTATTACCGCTGAGGGTTACACTAAACTTTCTACCGCCGCTGAGATAATGATAAGGCATGTTATAAGGCATCTCCCTGTCCTTGAGGAACAACCGATAGGGATGATTTCCGCAAGAGATATAATATATAGATTCTCTGAAAAATTATCACTACAAGAAGAGGTAAAACAAGTGATGGTACCTTATCTTGTGAAAGGTGACTTTAACACCACCTTGAGCGAAGGCGTTGAGCTTATGATGAAAAATGGTGTAGGGAGTTTAGTTTTCTATGAGAAGAACGATTTATATATAGTTACTCTAAAGGATTTGGTCAAACACATTTATATGTATGAAATGAAATTGTAA
- a CDS encoding class I SAM-dependent methyltransferase — protein MIHLVCPIDRLPLDDNLRCGKGHSYSRRDGTIDFIIGDVKDNDLLDKVAPLYEDIWAPLGFVITARTTYSSVLKEAALFTSGDQFLDVGTGPGKIFDYVRCNECYGLDISFKFLRILRRKRPSVVGVRADARSLPFPDEVFSGVSSMFVLHMLDDPGKAISEISRVMKGDGKCALGLLTKSGFLSNLLSRWWKIDLKTEVFYTGLLEREGLEIVKTKRLGIWSIIMCRKAKA, from the coding sequence ATGATACATTTAGTTTGTCCAATCGACAGGCTTCCCTTGGACGATAACTTAAGATGCGGTAAAGGACATTCGTACAGTAGAAGAGATGGGACAATAGATTTTATTATCGGTGATGTAAAAGATAATGATCTTTTAGATAAAGTAGCTCCTTTATATGAGGATATATGGGCGCCATTAGGCTTTGTTATAACTGCTAGGACAACGTACTCTTCGGTGCTGAAGGAAGCAGCTCTCTTTACGTCTGGAGATCAGTTCTTGGACGTAGGAACTGGACCAGGTAAGATCTTCGATTACGTAAGATGTAACGAATGCTACGGTCTAGATATTTCCTTCAAGTTCCTTAGGATATTAAGAAGAAAGAGGCCTTCGGTTGTTGGGGTTAGAGCAGACGCACGATCGCTTCCTTTCCCAGATGAGGTGTTCTCTGGAGTATCATCTATGTTCGTTTTGCACATGTTAGATGATCCTGGCAAGGCGATTTCAGAGATTTCAAGAGTTATGAAAGGCGACGGAAAGTGCGCTTTAGGGTTACTGACTAAATCCGGGTTTCTATCAAACCTGCTTTCAAGATGGTGGAAAATAGACCTAAAAACTGAAGTTTTTTACACTGGACTTCTTGAGAGAGAGGGACTTGAGATCGTTAAAACTAAACGACTTGGTATATGGTCCATAATAATGTGCAGGAAGGCTAAGGCATAG